One segment of Oscillospiraceae bacterium MB08-C2-2 DNA contains the following:
- a CDS encoding galactitol-1-phosphate 5-dehydrogenase produces the protein MKAAVLYANEDIRYEGFPDPELQPGTVKVRVRATGICGSDVPRVLHSGAHFYPVVLGHEFAGDVTEVADDVTGLQPGDTVSGAPLVPCLRCGDCQQGNYALCRHYSFIGSRQQGSFAEYVVIPAVNAVKYDPSIPYTQAAMFEPSTVALHGLLCNNYKGGGCVAVLGGGTIGLFTMQWAKIYGAKKVVVFDIDPGRLELAKRLGADETINTREEGFIEKSLALAEGGYHYVFETAGHPATMKMAFELAGNKAHVCFIGTPHVELTFTPALWEKMNRKEFFLTGSWMSYSAPFPGKEWELTAHYFATGQLKFDPALIYKTFPLSDAAKAFALYRDPSQVHGKVMLVNN, from the coding sequence ATGAAAGCAGCTGTACTTTATGCCAACGAGGACATTCGTTATGAAGGTTTTCCCGACCCCGAGCTACAGCCCGGCACTGTCAAGGTGCGGGTCAGAGCCACCGGCATCTGCGGCTCTGACGTGCCTCGGGTGCTGCACAGCGGCGCCCACTTTTACCCCGTTGTGTTGGGTCATGAATTTGCCGGCGATGTGACAGAGGTGGCTGACGATGTAACCGGCCTGCAGCCGGGCGACACCGTTTCCGGCGCACCGCTGGTGCCCTGTCTGCGCTGCGGAGATTGCCAGCAGGGCAACTATGCGCTGTGCAGGCACTACAGCTTCATCGGCTCACGTCAGCAGGGCAGCTTTGCGGAGTATGTGGTGATTCCCGCCGTTAACGCCGTGAAATATGACCCGTCCATTCCTTATACACAGGCGGCCATGTTTGAACCCTCCACTGTGGCGTTGCATGGGCTTCTGTGCAACAACTATAAGGGCGGCGGCTGTGTGGCTGTTTTAGGCGGCGGCACCATCGGCTTGTTTACCATGCAGTGGGCCAAAATCTATGGGGCTAAAAAGGTGGTTGTGTTTGACATCGACCCCGGCAGGCTGGAGCTTGCCAAGCGGCTGGGCGCTGATGAAACCATCAACACCCGGGAAGAGGGCTTCATCGAAAAAAGCTTGGCTCTCGCAGAGGGCGGTTATCACTACGTTTTTGAAACAGCAGGCCACCCCGCAACCATGAAGATGGCCTTTGAACTGGCAGGCAATAAAGCCCATGTCTGTTTCATTGGCACCCCTCATGTTGAACTGACCTTTACCCCCGCATTGTGGGAGAAAATGAACCGCAAAGAATTTTTTCTCACCGGCAGCTGGATGAGCTATAGTGCGCCTTTCCCCGGTAAGGAATGGGAGCTTACCGCCCATTATTTTGCCACCGGCCAACTGAAGTTTGACCCTGCCCTTATCTATAAGACCTTCCCCTTAAGCGATGCGGCCAAAGCCTTTGCCTTATACCGTGACCCGTCCCAAGTGCACGGCAAGGTTATGCTGGTGAACAACTGA
- a CDS encoding LacI family DNA-binding transcriptional regulator, with product MATMKDIAKETGLGLATISKYLNGGHVLDQNKAAIELAIEKLGYTVNEFARGLKTSRSRTVGVVIPELSNVFITSIITIVEEILRRSGYAVIICDCGSDPQREVEAVRFLLGKQVDGIISMPVSKDGMHLTAAFEKKLPVVLIDRMIYSLKDKVSAVLVDNVGASSHATSLLLEAGHREVGIILGPQDVYTSQQRLLGYSQIMLANGLLQDASLVVYSDYSVQGGYESMKRLLRRPGMTAAFVTNYEMTLGAIIALNELGVQMPNQISLIGFDNQQLSRVIRPRLTIITQPLEGIGEAVAEILLTQLDEHGGHAPQVVTLSTDVLLGESIRKI from the coding sequence ATGGCAACCATGAAAGACATTGCAAAAGAAACCGGCCTTGGGTTGGCCACTATTTCAAAATATCTCAACGGCGGTCATGTGCTGGACCAAAACAAGGCAGCCATTGAACTAGCCATTGAAAAGCTGGGCTACACGGTGAACGAATTTGCCAGAGGGCTTAAAACCAGCCGTTCCCGCACGGTGGGGGTAGTCATTCCCGAGCTGAGCAACGTGTTTATCACCTCGATTATTACCATTGTGGAGGAAATCCTGCGAAGGAGCGGTTATGCCGTCATCATCTGTGATTGCGGCTCAGACCCCCAGCGTGAAGTAGAAGCGGTTCGGTTTTTGCTGGGCAAACAGGTGGATGGTATCATAAGCATGCCGGTTTCTAAGGACGGCATGCATTTGACCGCTGCATTTGAAAAAAAGCTGCCGGTAGTGCTCATTGACCGCATGATTTACAGCCTGAAAGACAAGGTCAGCGCCGTTTTGGTGGATAACGTTGGGGCTTCCTCCCACGCTACATCCCTGCTGCTGGAGGCAGGTCACCGGGAGGTGGGGATCATTCTGGGCCCTCAGGATGTTTATACCTCACAGCAGCGTCTTTTGGGTTACTCCCAGATTATGCTTGCCAATGGTCTGCTTCAGGATGCATCTTTGGTTGTCTACAGCGACTATTCGGTACAGGGCGGTTATGAAAGCATGAAACGGCTGCTGAGGCGGCCAGGCATGACGGCGGCCTTTGTCACCAACTATGAAATGACTTTAGGTGCTATCATTGCCTTAAACGAGCTGGGGGTGCAAATGCCCAACCAGATATCGCTCATCGGCTTTGATAACCAGCAGCTCTCCCGTGTGATTCGCCCAAGGCTCACCATCATTACCCAGCCCTTGGAGGGCATTGGTGAAGCAGTGGCAGAAATACTGCTCACCCAGCTTGACGAACATGGCGGCCATGCCCCGCAGGTGGTTACCCTGTCAACCGATGTTTTATTGGGAGAATCCATCAGAAAGATATGA
- a CDS encoding sensor histidine kinase, with product MKVFSLLKERLSGYFQWNSLWVLISSTTALIAVAAVLVITAAISSRYDQSINRSTRQSNSQIVDNVATAIDSYLKEMIAVSEAVAELLESNPQQSSLQTVQFFLRDDIDTIAVFAASGDLMLKTDDRPIKPYAQLKQQDWFRSVAPGSTNYTLSSPRVQRLYRGQYPWVISLSKGVQWQNQDDGIQQGLVLVDLNFNNIKELCSKELGDNGYIYILGADGQIVYHPHQQVIYAGITSDDITLAANLEDGSTIFMSPEGRVAVSVRSLKNAEWKIVGVSSLNGFFSYDEEISRYATIIMVSVGTIVILLAALVSFLITRPMRRLMSLMAKVERGALDTFSQYKGVYEVQQLSTSFNQMVYQMKHLMEQVRQEQIQLRKSEMNALQAQINPHFLYNTLDSIVWMAESGDQQNVILMIDALAQFFRLSLAGGKELIPVGDELRHTENYLIIQKIRYSDQFTYTIDAQPAILACKTLKIILQPIVENAVIHGVGNLPYPGTIHIGAQAQGSVLLLQVKDNGYGIRPELIGRILEAKPSSKSGIGIWNVQQRIQLMYGKEYGLTYYSEPDEGTCVTIRLPLVRE from the coding sequence ATGAAGGTTTTTTCCTTGTTGAAAGAGCGGTTAAGCGGTTATTTTCAGTGGAACAGCCTATGGGTGCTGATTTCATCCACCACAGCTCTCATTGCCGTGGCAGCTGTGCTGGTTATCACTGCAGCCATTAGCAGCCGCTATGACCAGTCCATCAATCGTTCTACCAGGCAGAGCAACAGTCAGATTGTAGACAATGTTGCCACCGCTATTGACAGCTACCTGAAAGAGATGATTGCCGTGTCAGAGGCGGTGGCAGAGCTTTTAGAAAGCAATCCCCAGCAAAGCAGCCTGCAGACGGTGCAGTTCTTTTTGCGTGATGACATTGACACAATTGCGGTGTTTGCCGCCAGCGGTGATCTAATGCTGAAAACCGACGACAGGCCCATCAAGCCTTACGCTCAGCTGAAGCAGCAGGACTGGTTCCGTTCGGTGGCACCCGGAAGCACCAACTATACCCTTTCCAGCCCCCGTGTCCAGCGCCTTTATCGAGGTCAATATCCTTGGGTCATTTCACTAAGCAAGGGTGTGCAGTGGCAAAACCAGGACGATGGAATCCAACAGGGGCTTGTTTTGGTTGACCTGAACTTTAATAATATTAAAGAGCTATGCTCCAAAGAGCTGGGGGATAACGGCTATATCTATATTTTGGGGGCAGACGGCCAGATTGTTTATCACCCCCACCAGCAGGTGATTTATGCCGGCATAACCTCGGACGACATTACCCTTGCGGCAAATTTAGAAGACGGCAGCACCATATTTATGTCGCCCGAGGGCCGCGTGGCGGTAAGTGTGCGCAGCCTGAAAAATGCCGAGTGGAAGATTGTAGGGGTAAGCAGCCTTAACGGATTTTTTTCTTATGACGAGGAAATATCTCGTTATGCCACCATTATTATGGTAAGCGTAGGCACAATAGTCATTCTTTTGGCGGCACTGGTTTCTTTTTTAATCACCCGCCCCATGCGCCGACTTATGTCCCTTATGGCTAAGGTAGAACGGGGCGCACTGGATACCTTTTCGCAGTATAAAGGGGTTTACGAGGTGCAGCAGCTTTCCACCTCTTTTAACCAGATGGTGTATCAAATGAAACACCTTATGGAACAGGTGAGGCAGGAGCAGATTCAGCTGCGTAAAAGTGAGATGAACGCCTTGCAGGCGCAGATAAACCCCCACTTTTTATATAACACGCTGGATTCCATTGTGTGGATGGCCGAAAGCGGCGACCAGCAAAACGTGATTCTGATGATTGATGCGTTGGCACAGTTCTTCCGATTGTCTCTTGCGGGCGGCAAGGAGCTTATCCCCGTGGGTGACGAGCTGCGCCACACCGAAAACTACCTGATTATCCAGAAGATTCGCTACAGCGACCAGTTTACCTACACAATTGATGCACAGCCCGCTATTTTGGCATGCAAAACCTTGAAGATTATCCTACAGCCCATTGTGGAAAACGCTGTGATTCATGGTGTGGGCAATCTGCCCTATCCCGGCACCATCCACATTGGAGCCCAGGCACAGGGCAGTGTTCTGCTGCTTCAGGTAAAGGATAATGGATATGGCATCCGCCCCGAGCTGATTGGGCGTATTTTAGAGGCCAAGCCCTCCAGCAAATCCGGTATAGGGATTTGGAATGTGCAGCAGCGGATCCAGCTGATGTACGGCAAGGAATATGGGCTTACTTACTACAGCGAACCGGACGAAGGCACATGTGTGACCATCCGGCTGCCGCTGGTGCGGGAATGA
- the pfkB gene encoding 1-phosphofructokinase: protein MITTVTLNASLDKLYLVESMNPQSVMRVRQVVDTAGGKGLNVSKAIALLGEMVEATGFLGGHNGRYIRQLLGQTGIRDSFTAAAGNTRICINVRDMRTQKHTEFLEPGQDISPRELEAFLTQYQAALAASCVTVISGSVPGNLPADIYATLVRMARQAGVAVILDTSGQPLKQAVAERPTLIKPNTDEIAQIMGAAPANRQELIESAQSLHAGGIEYVVISLGKEGCILVCKEGVFQSNALDALEVVNTVGCGDCMVAGFAVGLLHGYDAPTLLGFASAVANANAMTLETGSFDPTVVPQLQKEIEVKQLH from the coding sequence GTGATTACCACAGTGACTCTCAATGCTTCTTTGGATAAGCTTTATCTGGTGGAAAGCATGAATCCCCAATCGGTGATGCGTGTCAGGCAGGTGGTGGATACCGCCGGGGGAAAGGGACTGAATGTCTCTAAAGCCATTGCCCTTCTGGGTGAAATGGTGGAGGCCACAGGCTTTCTGGGTGGGCACAACGGCCGCTATATCCGGCAGCTGCTGGGGCAGACGGGCATTCGTGACAGCTTCACTGCTGCTGCGGGCAATACCCGTATCTGTATCAATGTACGGGATATGCGCACCCAAAAACACACGGAATTTTTAGAGCCAGGGCAGGATATCTCCCCTCGAGAGCTGGAAGCCTTTCTCACCCAATACCAAGCAGCCCTTGCAGCCAGCTGTGTGACGGTTATTTCGGGTAGCGTGCCGGGCAATCTGCCCGCCGATATTTACGCCACGCTGGTGCGAATGGCAAGGCAGGCCGGAGTTGCGGTGATACTGGACACCAGCGGCCAGCCCCTGAAGCAGGCAGTGGCAGAAAGGCCAACCCTAATCAAGCCTAATACCGACGAGATTGCACAGATCATGGGGGCTGCCCCCGCCAACCGGCAAGAGTTGATTGAGTCAGCCCAGAGCTTGCATGCAGGGGGCATTGAATATGTGGTCATCTCTTTAGGCAAAGAAGGGTGTATCCTCGTCTGCAAAGAGGGTGTGTTCCAAAGCAATGCTCTTGATGCCCTTGAGGTGGTTAATACCGTCGGCTGTGGTGACTGCATGGTGGCGGGCTTTGCAGTGGGCTTGCTGCATGGATATGATGCCCCCACACTGCTGGGCTTTGCCTCTGCTGTAGCCAATGCCAACGCCATGACCCTGGAAACCGGCAGCTTTGACCCCACCGTGGTGCCACAGCTGCAAAAAGAGATAGAAGTGAAACAACTTCATTAA
- a CDS encoding substrate-binding domain-containing protein has translation MKKSALILALLAMLSLLLAACAPQKSVFHIELIVKGTETEFWQSVYDGAKAAAGNSAQLSFLGPEVEKDYRDQVELLAGAIERAPDAVILAAGDYYIMAEPLERVVDAGIPVIMVDSAVDSEKWVSFVTTDNQRLGQTLAQELQARLPNSGSIGVISFVQSSYPSVEREQGFRSTMKNSTRHRLLDTVYCDSNIDTAQALTRQLVEQNPDLVGIVGLNAQSATGAARALEELSRTDIFMAGIDCTVEQADYMELGIMQAAVLQNPYAMGYYSVKTTLDHLSGKLVEKMVYTDIHVVDKANLFDDKYQQLVFPFV, from the coding sequence TTGAAAAAATCTGCGCTTATCCTGGCGCTTTTGGCGATGCTGTCGCTGCTTCTCGCCGCCTGCGCCCCCCAAAAAAGCGTGTTTCACATTGAACTGATTGTAAAGGGCACCGAGACGGAGTTTTGGCAGAGTGTGTATGACGGAGCCAAGGCCGCCGCCGGCAACAGCGCACAGCTTTCCTTTTTGGGCCCGGAGGTGGAGAAAGACTATCGCGACCAGGTGGAACTTTTGGCGGGTGCCATTGAGCGGGCCCCTGATGCGGTTATCTTGGCAGCCGGCGACTATTATATAATGGCCGAACCTCTGGAAAGGGTAGTGGATGCAGGCATCCCCGTTATTATGGTGGATTCTGCGGTGGACAGCGAAAAGTGGGTCTCTTTTGTGACCACCGACAATCAGAGGCTGGGCCAGACCCTTGCACAGGAGCTGCAGGCAAGGCTGCCAAACAGCGGCAGCATCGGGGTCATCAGCTTTGTGCAAAGCTCTTATCCTTCGGTGGAGCGTGAACAGGGCTTTCGCTCCACCATGAAAAACAGCACCCGGCACCGCCTGCTTGATACGGTATACTGCGACTCTAACATTGATACCGCCCAAGCGCTGACCCGCCAGCTGGTGGAGCAAAACCCTGATCTGGTGGGTATTGTGGGGCTGAACGCACAGTCGGCTACCGGGGCGGCCAGAGCACTGGAAGAGCTGAGCCGCACCGACATCTTTATGGCAGGCATCGACTGCACGGTGGAGCAAGCCGATTATATGGAGCTGGGCATTATGCAGGCAGCCGTGCTGCAAAACCCCTACGCCATGGGTTATTACAGTGTAAAAACCACCCTGGATCATCTCTCCGGTAAGCTGGTGGAAAAGATGGTGTATACCGATATTCATGTAGTGGATAAAGCAAATCTCTTTGACGACAAATATCAGCAATTAGTCTTTCCTTTTGTCTAG
- the xylB gene encoding xylulokinase, with amino-acid sequence MDTYILAIDVGTSACKVALFDRQGTAVAQTNAPYAVYYPRQGWAEQNPDEWWQAICRAVNELLTEHSISPQAIAGVGIDGQSWSAIALDKEGQLLCNTPIWMDTRSADICNSLRETVGEQAIFEVCGNPLQPTYSLPKILWYKTHRPELYKKADKILQANSYIVYRLTGEISQDISQGYGLHCFDMRKGSWNKELCCELGISPSLLPDIAQCHQIVGHITPEAARQCGLAPGTPVAAGGLDAACGTLGAGVLHSGETQEQGGQAGGMSICIDQYSADPRLILSHHVVPGRWLLQGGTVGGGGVIRWFEEQLGAAERETARNAGTHSLYEMDQLARQVAPGSDGLVFLPYMAGERSPIWNPYAKGVYYGLDYSKTRGHLIRASMEGVAYSLRHNLMIAEKAGAKVERLRAMGGAANSRIWTQMKSDITGKPIDVPSSDTATVLGAAILAGVGVGFYSSFEEAVALSVQVTRTHEPDQSAAAAYNAGFDTYRALYTQLGPLMKKEATP; translated from the coding sequence ATGGATACCTATATTCTAGCCATTGATGTGGGCACCTCGGCCTGTAAGGTGGCGTTATTTGACCGTCAGGGCACAGCAGTTGCCCAAACAAACGCACCTTATGCCGTCTATTACCCCAGGCAGGGTTGGGCAGAGCAAAATCCCGATGAATGGTGGCAGGCAATCTGCCGGGCCGTGAACGAGCTTTTAACCGAACACAGCATATCCCCCCAAGCTATTGCTGGGGTGGGCATTGACGGTCAAAGCTGGTCGGCTATTGCACTGGACAAAGAGGGCCAGCTGCTATGCAACACCCCTATCTGGATGGATACCAGATCCGCAGACATCTGTAACAGCTTAAGAGAAACTGTGGGTGAGCAGGCCATCTTTGAGGTATGCGGCAACCCCCTACAGCCCACCTATTCGCTGCCCAAAATTTTATGGTACAAAACTCACCGACCAGAGCTTTATAAAAAGGCCGATAAAATTTTGCAGGCAAACAGCTATATCGTGTACCGCCTAACGGGAGAAATAAGCCAAGATATTTCTCAAGGCTATGGCTTACACTGCTTTGATATGCGCAAAGGCAGTTGGAACAAAGAGCTTTGCTGCGAACTGGGCATCAGCCCAAGCCTATTGCCCGACATTGCCCAGTGCCACCAGATTGTGGGGCATATCACCCCAGAAGCGGCCCGCCAATGCGGGTTAGCCCCGGGCACTCCGGTGGCGGCAGGAGGGCTGGATGCAGCCTGCGGCACCTTAGGGGCGGGGGTTTTACACAGCGGTGAAACCCAGGAGCAGGGCGGGCAGGCCGGTGGCATGAGCATCTGCATTGACCAATACAGTGCTGACCCAAGGCTTATTCTCAGCCATCATGTGGTGCCCGGCCGGTGGCTGCTGCAGGGCGGCACCGTGGGCGGCGGCGGTGTTATCCGCTGGTTTGAAGAGCAGCTGGGTGCTGCTGAGCGTGAGACTGCACGCAATGCAGGCACCCACAGCCTGTACGAGATGGATCAGCTTGCCCGGCAGGTTGCCCCTGGCTCTGACGGGTTGGTGTTTTTGCCCTACATGGCGGGTGAACGCTCTCCTATTTGGAACCCTTACGCCAAGGGTGTTTACTATGGTTTGGATTATAGCAAAACCCGTGGGCATTTGATTCGGGCCAGCATGGAAGGTGTTGCATACTCGTTGCGTCACAACCTGATGATAGCGGAAAAAGCCGGCGCTAAGGTAGAGCGCCTGCGAGCCATGGGTGGTGCTGCAAACAGCCGTATCTGGACTCAGATGAAGAGCGATATCACCGGCAAGCCCATTGATGTGCCATCCTCCGACACTGCAACGGTGCTGGGCGCCGCCATATTGGCGGGTGTAGGGGTTGGCTTTTATTCCAGCTTTGAAGAGGCCGTGGCGTTATCGGTTCAGGTAACCCGCACCCATGAGCCAGACCAATCTGCCGCAGCTGCATACAACGCAGGCTTTGACACCTACCGGGCGTTATATACCCAGCTGGGGCCATTGATGAAAAAGGAGGCCACCCCCTGA
- a CDS encoding sugar ABC transporter ATP-binding protein: MDELLKMVGITKLFPGVRALSDVSLDLREGEVHALCGENGAGKSTLMKVLSGVYRADQGELHIKGEKVLIDSPKKAQQMGISIIFQEFNLCSHLTVADNIWLDRQPKKGPFVDEKELIHKTQEILDDLGLSIKPKARVRSLSVAEQQMVEIAKAISFQSKILVLDEPTAALTEAEIDRLFAIILRLKKRGVGMFYISHRLEELSRIADRVSVIRDGEYIGTRDYKDVTIDSLVQMMVGRELSAKFPVYQRKIGDIIFEARNVENHRVQVDKLQVRAGEIVGIAGLMGAGRTELARAIFGADKTKTKEIFLEGRALQINSVDDAVKQGIGYITEDRKRDGLALSMTVERNINLAHIPNLCRFGFINDQAAQKNAHKFSQSLRIKTPSLKQRVNKLSGGNQQKIVLAKWLCNDIKVLIFDEPTRGIDVGAKLEVYELMNRLSDQGVGIIMISSELPEILGMSDRVLVMHDGAIRAELSREEATQEKILYYAAGLCMAIEKGA, translated from the coding sequence ATGGACGAGCTGCTTAAGATGGTGGGGATTACAAAGCTTTTTCCCGGTGTGCGAGCGCTTAGCGATGTGTCGCTGGATTTGCGCGAGGGCGAGGTGCATGCCTTATGCGGTGAAAACGGAGCAGGTAAATCCACTTTGATGAAGGTACTTTCCGGCGTTTACCGTGCAGATCAGGGCGAACTGCACATAAAGGGTGAAAAGGTGCTGATAGACAGCCCCAAAAAGGCCCAACAGATGGGCATTAGCATTATTTTTCAGGAGTTTAACCTTTGCTCTCACCTGACGGTGGCGGATAACATCTGGCTGGACCGCCAACCCAAAAAAGGTCCCTTTGTTGATGAAAAGGAACTGATACACAAAACCCAGGAGATTCTGGATGATTTGGGACTTTCCATCAAACCCAAAGCCCGTGTGCGCAGCCTGAGTGTTGCCGAGCAGCAAATGGTGGAGATTGCCAAGGCGATCTCATTCCAATCCAAGATTTTGGTGTTGGATGAGCCTACAGCAGCCCTGACAGAGGCGGAAATTGACCGGCTGTTTGCCATTATCCTGCGGCTCAAAAAGCGTGGGGTGGGCATGTTCTACATATCACATCGGCTGGAGGAGCTTTCCAGAATTGCCGACCGGGTATCGGTTATACGGGACGGTGAGTATATCGGCACACGGGACTATAAGGACGTGACCATCGACAGTCTGGTGCAGATGATGGTGGGCCGTGAGCTGAGTGCAAAGTTCCCTGTCTATCAGAGAAAGATCGGCGACATTATCTTTGAAGCACGCAACGTGGAAAATCATCGCGTGCAGGTCGACAAGCTGCAGGTGCGGGCGGGCGAAATTGTGGGTATTGCAGGGCTTATGGGTGCCGGGCGCACCGAGCTGGCCCGTGCTATCTTTGGTGCTGACAAAACCAAAACCAAGGAAATCTTTTTGGAGGGGCGCGCACTGCAAATCAACAGTGTGGATGATGCGGTGAAGCAGGGCATCGGTTATATTACCGAGGACAGAAAACGTGACGGATTGGCTCTTTCTATGACTGTGGAGCGCAATATCAATCTGGCGCATATCCCCAATCTTTGCCGGTTTGGCTTTATTAACGACCAGGCTGCCCAAAAAAATGCGCACAAATTTTCACAGAGCCTGCGCATCAAAACCCCCAGCCTGAAACAACGAGTAAACAAGCTCAGCGGCGGCAACCAGCAGAAGATTGTGCTTGCCAAATGGCTGTGCAACGATATCAAGGTGCTGATTTTTGACGAACCCACCCGGGGCATTGATGTAGGCGCTAAATTAGAGGTTTATGAGCTGATGAACCGTCTGTCAGACCAGGGTGTGGGCATTATCATGATTTCTTCCGAGCTGCCGGAAATATTGGGCATGAGCGACCGGGTGCTGGTGATGCACGATGGTGCTATCCGGGCAGAGCTTTCCAGAGAAGAAGCGACGCAGGAAAAAATACTTTATTATGCGGCCGGTCTGTGTATGGCCATAGAAAAGGGTGCTTAA
- the fba gene encoding class II fructose-1,6-bisphosphate aldolase — protein MPLVTSDKMLLDARAGGYAVGAFNVENMEMAQAVVAAAQELNAPVMVQTTPGTLRFANVQLFCSMISSLAHTASVPVAIHLDHGDSFALAVQAIKAGYTSVMIDGSHSPFEENIKLTTQVVQVAKACGVPVEAELGKVGGKEDDLDGGSGGYTNPQEAAEFVDRTGISSLAVAIGTAHGLYVGTPKLDVERLRQIRRCVNIPLVLHGASGLADADVVECIKEGICKVNYATELRIAFSDGVKEVLAQSPDVFDPKKYTAAGRNRVKEFVMERMQACGCQNKG, from the coding sequence ATGCCTTTGGTTACATCTGACAAAATGTTGCTAGATGCCAGAGCCGGCGGATATGCGGTAGGGGCATTTAACGTGGAAAACATGGAAATGGCTCAGGCGGTAGTGGCCGCCGCCCAGGAACTTAACGCCCCTGTTATGGTGCAAACCACCCCCGGCACCCTGCGCTTTGCCAATGTGCAGCTTTTTTGCAGCATGATTTCTTCACTGGCTCACACCGCCTCGGTTCCGGTGGCTATCCACCTAGACCATGGCGACAGTTTTGCGCTGGCCGTGCAGGCGATCAAGGCCGGGTACACCTCGGTGATGATTGATGGCTCTCACTCGCCCTTTGAAGAAAATATTAAGCTGACCACACAGGTTGTCCAGGTGGCCAAAGCCTGCGGCGTGCCGGTAGAGGCTGAGCTGGGCAAGGTGGGCGGCAAGGAGGACGACCTGGATGGGGGCAGCGGTGGTTATACCAACCCACAAGAGGCGGCCGAATTTGTAGACCGCACAGGTATATCCTCTCTGGCAGTTGCCATTGGCACCGCCCACGGGCTTTATGTCGGCACACCCAAGCTGGATGTCGAGCGGCTTCGACAGATCCGCAGGTGCGTCAATATTCCGCTGGTTTTGCATGGGGCATCTGGCCTGGCAGATGCAGATGTGGTAGAATGTATCAAAGAAGGCATTTGCAAGGTAAATTATGCAACTGAGCTGCGTATTGCGTTTAGCGATGGTGTGAAGGAAGTTCTGGCTCAAAGCCCGGATGTTTTTGACCCTAAAAAATACACTGCAGCCGGGCGCAACCGGGTAAAAGAGTTTGTCATGGAGCGCATGCAGGCTTGCGGATGCCAAAATAAAGGCTAG
- a CDS encoding aldo/keto reductase: protein MSNTIHPDLVPKHTLRTGQQIPAIGMGTFGSDRFSPDQVSKAVKGAIQFGYRLFDCAAVYGNEHLIGEVFHQAIQDGTVQRDELFITSKVWNDMHGQGDVLLSLAKTLKDLKLEYVDAFFVHWPFPNYHAPGCDADARNPDSKPFSVERFMNTWRQMERLVDMGLVKSIGMSSMTIPKLEAVLPLCRIQPALIEMELHPSFQQPELFQYCVERGIQPIGFCPIGSPLRPDRDKTDEDVVDIEIPELVEIAKAHKVHPAIICLKWAVERGQIPIPFAVEPAYYESNLRCALEDPLTPEEMKVLAAVDKNCRLIKGQVFLWDKAKGWEDLWDLNGTITK from the coding sequence ATGTCCAATACCATTCATCCCGATCTGGTACCCAAGCATACCCTGCGAACCGGCCAGCAGATTCCCGCTATCGGCATGGGTACTTTTGGCTCTGACCGTTTCAGCCCCGACCAGGTTTCAAAAGCTGTTAAGGGTGCCATCCAATTTGGTTATCGCCTCTTTGACTGTGCTGCTGTTTACGGCAACGAGCACCTGATTGGCGAAGTATTTCACCAGGCCATACAGGACGGCACCGTGCAGAGAGATGAGCTCTTCATCACATCCAAGGTCTGGAACGATATGCATGGTCAGGGGGATGTGCTGCTTTCCCTTGCCAAAACTCTCAAGGATCTAAAGCTTGAATACGTAGACGCCTTTTTCGTGCATTGGCCTTTCCCCAACTATCATGCCCCCGGCTGTGATGCCGATGCCCGCAATCCCGACTCTAAGCCCTTTTCGGTAGAGCGTTTTATGAACACATGGCGGCAAATGGAGCGTCTGGTGGATATGGGCCTGGTCAAGAGCATCGGCATGTCCAGCATGACCATCCCCAAGCTAGAAGCCGTGCTGCCCCTCTGCCGCATTCAGCCCGCCCTTATCGAAATGGAGCTGCACCCCAGCTTCCAGCAGCCGGAGCTTTTCCAGTACTGTGTTGAAAGAGGGATACAGCCCATCGGCTTTTGCCCCATCGGCTCACCCCTGCGGCCTGACCGGGATAAAACCGATGAAGATGTGGTGGATATCGAAATTCCCGAGCTGGTGGAAATCGCCAAAGCACACAAGGTTCACCCTGCCATTATCTGCCTGAAATGGGCGGTTGAGCGTGGGCAGATTCCCATTCCCTTTGCAGTAGAGCCTGCATACTATGAAAGCAACCTGCGCTGCGCACTGGAAGACCCCCTCACTCCCGAGGAGATGAAGGTACTGGCAGCGGTGGATAAAAACTGCCGCCTCATAAAAGGGCAGGTGTTTTTGTGGGACAAAGCCAAGGGCTGGGAAGATCTGTGGGATCTGAACGGCACCATTACAAAGTAA